A window of the Iodobacter fluviatilis genome harbors these coding sequences:
- a CDS encoding DNA polymerase III subunit chi yields the protein MTEISFYFNVPNREHALCQLVSKALAKRLSINILADSQAAAVALDGLLWEVPQTGFLPHCAADDANVADTPIVLDYRPELLPARQLLFNWTNGLPAGFERYQRVVEVVPIDEEARNLARGRWKAYVAQGFKPTSFDMMDRAG from the coding sequence ATGACTGAAATTTCTTTCTACTTCAATGTACCTAATCGTGAGCATGCACTTTGCCAGCTGGTGAGCAAAGCGCTGGCCAAGCGTTTAAGTATCAATATCCTCGCGGACAGCCAAGCCGCTGCTGTTGCGTTGGATGGCTTGCTGTGGGAAGTACCGCAGACGGGTTTTTTACCCCACTGTGCTGCAGATGATGCCAATGTTGCAGATACCCCTATTGTGCTGGATTATCGCCCCGAGCTGTTGCCGGCCCGGCAGCTACTTTTTAACTGGACCAATGGCTTGCCTGCGGGCTTTGAGCGCTATCAGCGGGTTGTAGAAGTTGTTCCGATTGATGAAGAGGCGCGTAATCTGGCACGCGGGCGCTGGAAAGCCTATGTGGCCCAAGGTTTTAAGCCTACTTCTTTCGATATGATGGATAGGGCAGGATGA
- the lptG gene encoding LPS export ABC transporter permease LptG, whose amino-acid sequence MSLLSRYLMRELSLFILFALIGLLGLYTFFDLIAELTDLGVGGYRLSDALIFVALRAPANAYELLPIAVLIGGIFGLSHLSGSSELTVIRASGVSLKRLLLWLCLIGVFYGAITLLLGEYIAPAGKRMANQHRLAATQSMLVGDFRSGVWIKDGKQIVNIAEMLPDLTVVHARIYEFGKTLTLERVIEGHNGRFQSKGNWTLQKATVTQFLPEHAGVALSKPAVFNWQTSISPAMLAVLLVEPAQMSATSLLSYIDHLKRNKQKTSRYELALWGKLFYPLACLSMVLIALPFAQSQRRSGNAGVRVFIGIACGLIFHFANQIVVYLGDLYNWPPPIVVSIPTLLFLSAAAFMLWRQERR is encoded by the coding sequence ATGAGTCTCTTATCTCGCTATTTAATGCGCGAACTCTCGCTGTTTATTTTATTTGCCCTGATTGGCCTGCTGGGTCTTTATACCTTTTTTGATTTGATTGCCGAGCTGACCGATCTGGGTGTAGGCGGCTATCGCCTCAGCGATGCACTGATTTTTGTGGCCCTACGTGCGCCCGCAAATGCTTATGAGCTTTTGCCCATTGCCGTACTGATTGGCGGCATTTTTGGCCTTTCGCATTTATCCGGCTCATCCGAGCTGACGGTGATCCGCGCTTCCGGCGTATCACTCAAACGGCTTTTACTTTGGCTTTGCCTGATTGGTGTATTTTACGGCGCAATCACCCTGCTGCTGGGCGAATACATTGCACCGGCGGGTAAGCGCATGGCCAATCAGCACCGGCTGGCTGCTACGCAATCGATGCTTGTAGGCGATTTTCGATCGGGAGTCTGGATTAAAGACGGAAAGCAAATTGTAAATATCGCTGAAATGCTGCCCGACTTAACCGTTGTGCATGCACGCATTTACGAGTTTGGCAAAACACTTACGCTGGAAAGAGTGATCGAAGGACATAACGGCCGCTTTCAAAGCAAAGGCAACTGGACACTGCAAAAAGCCACGGTGACGCAGTTTTTGCCCGAACACGCGGGTGTTGCCCTGAGTAAACCCGCTGTATTTAACTGGCAGACCTCCATTTCCCCCGCCATGCTGGCGGTGCTGCTGGTAGAGCCTGCTCAGATGTCTGCCACCTCTTTACTCAGCTATATCGATCACTTAAAGCGCAATAAACAAAAAACATCACGCTACGAGCTGGCGCTATGGGGCAAATTATTTTACCCGCTGGCCTGTTTATCCATGGTGCTGATTGCCCTGCCCTTTGCCCAAAGCCAGCGCCGCAGCGGCAATGCGGGTGTGCGCGTTTTTATCGGCATCGCCTGTGGTTTGATTTTTCACTTTGCCAATCAGATTGTGGTGTATTTAGGCGACTTATATAACTGGCCGCCGCCGATTGTTGTTTCTATCCCTACCCTGCTTTTTCTCTCTGCAGCAGCTTTTATGCTGTGGCGGCAAGAACGGCGCTAA
- a CDS encoding leucyl aminopeptidase: MEFSINLSVPEKTAADCLVLPVFGTQLVALAAGLDKDGWLAETCNELGDSVGSTLYIPLPGRRVLLVQLGDEQKLDADAFRKAALAAAKALVGGKSTSADVFLAIAAAKALGLKEAAAIIAQALVFESYRFVQFKSEPEAASVLTAVNIAVSKKSEVEKAENGLQAGVALGHGMNLTRDLGNLPGNICTPTYLANAAHLLAASYKMKCTVLEKPEMEALGMGSFLSVAQGSIEPPKLICLEYHGGKKSEKPVVLVGKGITFDSGGISLKPGAEMDEMKFDMCGAATVMGVIRAIAEQGLPINVVGVIPTCENMPSSNAVKPGDIVTSMSGQTIEILNTDAEGRLILCDALTYVARYEPELVIDIATLTGAIIIGLGHVASGLFTTNDQLADDLIKASRETGDKTWRMPLWDDYQEQLKSNFADMANIGGRAAGSITAAAFLSRFTKEYTWAHLDIAGVAHKSGAAKGATGRPVPLLVEFLTQRAAAKKK; this comes from the coding sequence ATGGAATTTAGCATAAATCTATCTGTCCCCGAAAAAACAGCAGCAGATTGTCTGGTGCTGCCGGTATTTGGTACACAACTTGTCGCACTTGCAGCAGGTCTGGACAAAGACGGTTGGTTGGCAGAAACCTGCAATGAATTGGGCGATAGCGTTGGCTCCACTTTATATATTCCCTTGCCAGGCCGCCGCGTTCTATTAGTACAGCTTGGCGACGAGCAAAAACTGGATGCAGATGCGTTCCGTAAGGCAGCGCTTGCTGCGGCTAAAGCTTTAGTGGGTGGTAAATCCACTTCTGCAGATGTTTTCTTAGCGATTGCTGCTGCAAAAGCACTGGGCCTGAAAGAGGCGGCCGCTATTATCGCTCAAGCGCTGGTTTTTGAAAGCTACCGTTTTGTGCAGTTTAAATCTGAGCCTGAAGCCGCTTCGGTTTTAACGGCTGTAAATATTGCCGTAAGCAAAAAATCCGAAGTAGAAAAAGCCGAGAATGGCCTGCAAGCCGGTGTTGCTCTGGGCCACGGCATGAATTTAACCCGTGATTTAGGCAATCTGCCAGGCAATATTTGTACCCCTACCTATTTGGCTAATGCAGCGCATCTTTTGGCTGCCAGCTACAAAATGAAATGCACTGTGCTGGAAAAACCAGAAATGGAAGCGCTGGGCATGGGCTCATTCTTGTCGGTAGCCCAAGGCAGCATCGAGCCGCCTAAGCTGATCTGCCTGGAATACCATGGCGGTAAAAAATCAGAGAAGCCTGTAGTGCTGGTGGGTAAAGGGATTACCTTTGATTCGGGTGGTATCTCGCTCAAGCCCGGCGCAGAGATGGACGAAATGAAGTTTGATATGTGCGGTGCTGCTACGGTAATGGGCGTGATTCGCGCCATCGCCGAGCAAGGCCTGCCGATCAATGTGGTGGGCGTGATCCCGACTTGCGAAAACATGCCTTCTAGCAATGCGGTGAAACCGGGCGATATCGTAACCTCGATGAGCGGTCAGACGATTGAAATCCTGAACACCGATGCCGAAGGCCGCTTGATTCTGTGCGATGCGCTGACTTATGTCGCACGCTACGAGCCAGAGCTGGTGATTGATATTGCCACACTGACCGGCGCCATTATTATTGGTCTGGGCCATGTGGCGAGTGGTTTATTCACCACCAACGATCAATTGGCCGATGATTTGATCAAAGCTTCGCGTGAAACCGGTGACAAAACATGGCGCATGCCGCTGTGGGATGATTACCAGGAACAGCTAAAATCCAACTTTGCCGATATGGCCAATATCGGCGGCCGTGCTGCGGGATCGATTACCGCTGCTGCTTTCCTTAGCCGCTTTACTAAGGAATACACATGGGCTCACCTGGATATCGCGGGTGTGGCGCATAAGTCTGGCGCGGCAAAAGGCGCAACAGGCCGTCCTGTGCCACTGCTGGTTGAGTTTTTAACTCAGCGTGCTGCGGCAAAAAAGAAATAA
- the lptF gene encoding LPS export ABC transporter permease LptF → MLFRKSLIQEMSWVALGAFFVLLMLIMTTQIVRLLGQAAIGALASSAVWAMMGFAAVRYLPILLSLMLFFSILAVLTRLWKDHEMVIWFVSGRSIMSFIRPVLEFTIPVVILIALLSLVLSPWALEKGQEYKEKSLSRQEVTQVAPGVFRESPAADRVYFVENFTGGNGNNVFVQLRRDEKLTVILAEKGGLYLDSDGSRWLWLAKGKSYEGLPGTAAYETLEFENARLRIEAGESPRSSPSTQATSTMALWNSKLPEHQAELAWRIAIPISALILSLAAIPLAFFNPRGGRASNLLVAIFSYFFYYNCINIAQAWLSDGKIPLMLGMWPLHAAALLITLGLFAWRGKLRGS, encoded by the coding sequence ATGTTGTTTCGTAAAAGCCTAATTCAAGAAATGTCCTGGGTCGCCCTTGGGGCCTTCTTCGTCTTGCTCATGCTGATCATGACGACGCAAATTGTACGCCTGCTCGGCCAAGCCGCCATTGGTGCTCTCGCCAGTTCTGCGGTCTGGGCCATGATGGGCTTCGCTGCAGTGCGCTATCTGCCCATTCTATTATCACTGATGCTGTTCTTTTCGATCTTGGCTGTATTAACCCGGCTATGGAAAGATCATGAAATGGTGATTTGGTTTGTCAGTGGCCGCTCAATTATGAGCTTTATCCGGCCTGTCCTCGAATTTACCATACCTGTAGTGATTCTTATTGCACTGTTATCGCTGGTACTCTCTCCATGGGCCTTAGAAAAAGGTCAGGAGTACAAGGAAAAATCACTTTCCCGCCAGGAAGTCACTCAGGTTGCGCCCGGCGTATTCAGGGAATCTCCTGCTGCTGATCGCGTATATTTTGTTGAAAACTTCACCGGCGGTAACGGCAATAATGTGTTTGTGCAATTACGCCGCGACGAAAAATTAACCGTGATTCTGGCAGAAAAAGGCGGCCTTTATCTGGATAGCGATGGCTCCCGCTGGCTGTGGCTCGCCAAAGGCAAATCCTATGAAGGCCTGCCCGGTACTGCTGCTTATGAAACACTGGAATTTGAAAATGCAAGGCTGCGTATTGAAGCAGGTGAAAGCCCGCGCTCCAGCCCGTCTACTCAGGCCACCAGCACGATGGCACTCTGGAACAGCAAGCTGCCGGAGCATCAGGCAGAGCTAGCCTGGCGCATAGCCATTCCTATTTCAGCGCTGATATTAAGCCTAGCAGCCATTCCGCTGGCATTTTTTAACCCACGTGGCGGGCGAGCCTCTAATTTATTGGTCGCTATTTTTTCCTATTTCTTTTATTACAACTGCATCAATATTGCACAGGCTTGGCTTAGCGATGGAAAAATCCCGCTCATGCTGGGTATGTGGCCGCTGCATGCGGCAGCGCTGTTGATTACGCTGGGGCTGTTTGCCTGGCGCGGCAAGTTGCGGGGAAGTTGA